The region GCGTCCTATGCAACACATGTTCTCATCCCGATTATCGGCAGTTTCGCTGAACGTTATCCGGACATTACCCTCGACATCATTCAGACCGACGTGGTGGTCGACCTGCTGGCGGAACGAACCGACGTTGCGATCAGAGCTGGCCAGATGACTGACAGCAGATTGACGGCGCGCAAACTTGGTGAAACGGCCCGCGTTATCGTGGCTTCGCCCGAATATCTCGCAAAGAATGGAACACCCCAGTCGGCAGACGACCTTCACCGCCATCGGATCATTGGCCCAACCTATATACGGACCATCGAAGGCTGGCCCTTGAGGGGAGAAAGGGACGTCTTCCCCATGCCGGTCAAAGATCATATCCAGGCCAGCGACGGTGAGGCCATCCGCCAATTGGCGCTTGCAGGTGCAGGACTGGCGCGCCTGACCGCCTTTACGGTCCAGAGTGATATTGCGCACAAGCGTCTCGTTCCGGTTCTCGAGCATCTCAACCCCGGAGACCGGGAGGAGTTCCATGCGGTCTATGTCGGCCAGGGCGGACCGGT is a window of Labrenzia sp. CE80 DNA encoding:
- a CDS encoding LysR family transcriptional regulator encodes the protein MARYDINRFWEMSVFIKVVEGGTFSAAAITCNMTPSAVSKLISRLEKRLEARLLTRSTRRLQLTAEGCSFYERSSRILSDLDDAERQANAGEHPAGRIRISTSASYATHVLIPIIGSFAERYPDITLDIIQTDVVVDLLAERTDVAIRAGQMTDSRLTARKLGETARVIVASPEYLAKNGTPQSADDLHRHRIIGPTYIRTIEGWPLRGERDVFPMPVKDHIQASDGEAIRQLALAGAGLARLTAFTVQSDIAHKRLVPVLEHLNPGDREEFHAVYVGQGGPVPARVKALLDFLRENGKVH